From a region of the Carassius auratus strain Wakin chromosome 31, ASM336829v1, whole genome shotgun sequence genome:
- the LOC113050507 gene encoding origin recognition complex subunit 1-like isoform X2: protein MSRYITRLRMKRTYKWNGRPVGEDRKLKRQYYESMSISVEGKTQDATVSLGQYILIEGDDDDNPFVAQLLKLYTDDSGKKKTAVLQWFVRMCEVPHNKRKLLGRDPHPQEIFFYQDRSCDNEVDGETILGAVQIEYVPVEDPFPVGKSRDILFVKLLWDTKSFKALDPELMQPPQSPKSPPPSTRRPQIRALPTPDLSVMKRATSGILSRGSMSTGKMSSSEAESLHSASKLSAAKALSAKRRSRAVSGPHVRKKLDLCSPSKNMSRDDVLGEILDERAQKTLTSKLNTSPTGRISISIRLSPLNCNEESVSPLSSHSPDKPRMTAQDKDDSTRARTPSRRKDSAALREPALAALAEEEHEDSPVQTAATSRSKRKSAQLVSSRIKKQLNLLGNKIDLQSDGEDGDDDDCFVPAKIDLQSSSDEEEEAKIDSEDELIVKKRRGSGTSRSAEKTRVSARTPRKTPSKKTAPATPRTPRHATPSIPSRTVPARKPGNVLEEARARLHVSSVPESLPCREQEFQDIYNFVESKVIDGTGGCMYISGVPGTGKTATVHEVIRSLQQSAEQDEIPHFRFIEINGMKMTDPHQAYVQILQKLTDQKATPDHAAALLEKRFSAPAPKKETVVLLVDELDLLWTRKQNVMYNLFDWPTRRNARLVVLTIANTMDLPERIMINRVASRLGLTRMSFQPYTFKQLQQIITSRLNRVKAFEEDALQLVSRKVAALSGDARRCLDICRRATEICEHSGSQKNSSGLVGMSHVMEALDEMFSSSYIASIRCASVQEQLFLRAVIAEFRRLGLEEATFQQVFVQHQALCRVEGLQPVNVSEGLSVCQRLGSCRLLLLEGSRLDLFLRIRLNVSQDDVLYALKAD, encoded by the exons ATGAGCCGCTACATCACAAGACTGAGAATGAAAAGAACCTACAAATGGAATGGGAGACCAGTCGGTGAAGACAGGAAGCTGAAAAGACAATACTACGA GTCCATGTCCATTTCTGTGGAGGGAAAGACACAAGATGCAACTGTGTCTTTAGGCCAGTACATTTTGATTGAGGGTGATGATGATGACAATCCCTTTGTGGCACAACTTCTCAAACTGTACACTGATG ATTCAGGAAAGAAGAAGACTGCAGTATTGCAGTGGTTTGTGCGGATGTGTGAAGTACCTCACAACAAACGCAAGCTCTTGGGCAGAGATCCCCATCCACAAGAGATATTTTTCTACCAGGACCGCTCTTGTGATAATGAGGTGGATGGAGAGACCATTCTTGGAGCAGTACAG ATTGAGTATGTCCCAGTTGAGGATCCTTTCCCAGTGGGCAAGAGCAGAGACATACTTTTTGTCAAACTCTTGTGGGATACCAAATCCTTCAAAGCATTGGATCCTGAGCTTATGCAGCCCCCTCAGAGCCCTAAATCTCCCCCACCATCTACACGTAGACCTCAGATTCGGGCTCTTCCGACCCCAGACCTCTCGGTAATGAAACGGGCCACGTCAGGCATTCTCTCCCGCGGCAGCATGAGCACCGGCAAAATGAGCTCCAGTGAGGCGGAGTCTCTCCACTCTGCCTCCAAACTCTCTGCAGCTAAAGCTCTTAGTGCTAAGAGGAGAAGCCGAGCCGTCTCTGGGCCACATGTTCGCAAAAAGCTGGACTTGTGCA GTCCAAGTAAAAACATGTCCCGAGATGATGTTCTGGGAGAGATTCTTGATGAACGTGCACAGAAAACGCTGACATCAAAGTTGAACACGTCTCCAACGGGTCGCATCTCCATTTCTATTAGATTGTCCCCACTCAATTGTAATGAGGAGAGCGTCTCCCCTCTGTCCTCACACAGCCCCGATAAACCCAGAATGACTGCTCAAGACAAAGACGATTCCACCAG GGCAAGAACTCCATCCAGGAGGAAAGATTCAGCTGCACTCAGAGAACCAGCACTGGCTGCTTT AGCTGAAGAGGAGCATGAAGATTCTCCCGTCCAGACTGCTGCCACTTCTCGCTCTAAGAGGAAATCTGCCCAACTTGTGTCTTCACGCATCAAAAAGCAGCT aaatttatTAGGCAACAAGATTGACCTTCAGTCAGATGGGgaggatggtgatgatgatgactgCTTCGTACCTGCTAAAATTGATCTCCAGAGTAGCAgcgatgaggaagaggaggcaaAGATCGACAGCGAAGATGAGCTTATAGTAAAGAAGCGTAGAGGATCCGGAACATCCCGGTCTGCTGAGAAAACCAGAGTCTCTGCTAGGACCCCACGTAAAACCCCCAGCAAAAAG ACAGCTCCAGCCACCCCACGTACACCACGTCATGCCACTCCCAGCATACCCAGCAGGACCGTGCCAGCCAGGAAGCCAGGGAATGTTCTGGAAGAAGCACGGGCACG TTTACATGTTTCCTCTGTTCCTGAGTCTTTACCATGTCGAGAACAAGAGTTTCAGGACATTTACAACTTTGTGGAGAGCAAGGTCATTGATGGCACTGGAGG GTGTATGTATATTTCTGGTGTTCCTGGTACTGGTAAAACTGCAACAGTACACGAGGTGATCCGGTCCCTTCAGCAATCGGCTGAACAAGATGAAATCCCTCACTTCCGCTTCATCGAGATCAATGGCATGAAAATGACAGACCCACATCAGGCTTATGTACAAATACTACAG AAATTGACTGATCAAAAAGCAACACCTGATCACGCAGCCGCACTACTGGAGAAACGCTTCAGTGCTCCCGCACCAAAAAAAGAGACCGTTGTGCTTCTAGTAGATGAG ctTGACCTCTTGTGGACCCGTAAACAGAATGTGATGTATAACTTGTTTGATTGGCCAACAAGGCGCAATGCTCGTCTGGTGGTCCTTACCATCGCAAATACTATGGATTTACCCGAGAGGATCATGATTAACCGTGTTGCTAGTCGACTG GGACTGACAAGAATGTCCTTCCAGCCATATACATTTAAACAGCTACAACAGATCATCACATCGAGACTGAACAGAGTGAAGGCTTTTGAAGAAGATGCTCTCCAGTTAGTTTCAAGAAAG GTGGCAGCGCTTTCGGGTGATGCACGACGTTGCCTTGATATCTGCAGAAGAGCCACAGAGATTTGTGAGCACTCTGGTAGTCAGAAGAACAGCAGTGGATTGGTGGGGATGAGTCATGTAATGGAAGCTTTGGATGAGATGTTCTCCTCTTCCTACATTGCATCTATCAG GTGTGCTTCAGTCCAGGAGCAGCTTTTTCTGAGGGCTGTTATTGCAGAGTTTCGTCGACTAGGTCTGGAAGAAGCCACTTTCCAACAG GTGTTTGTTCAGCACCAGGCTCTGTGTCGTGTTGAGGGTTTGCAACCGGTGAATGTGTCTGAAGGACTATCTGTCTGTCAAAGGCTGGGTTCCTGTCGCTTGCTTCTCCTTGAGGGAAGCCGCTTGGACCTGTTTCTCCGTATCCGACTCAATGTAAGTCAGGACGATGTGCTTTATGCATTGAAGGCTGACTAA
- the LOC113050507 gene encoding origin recognition complex subunit 1-like isoform X3 encodes MSRYITRLRMKRTYKWNGRPVGEDRKLKRQYYESMSISVEGKTQDATVSLGQYILIEGDDDDNPFVAQLLKLYTDDSGKKKTAVLQWFVRMCEVPHNKRKLLGRDPHPQEIFFYQDRSCDNEVDGETILGAVQIEYVPVEDPFPVGKSRDILFVKLLWDTKSFKALDPELMQPPQSPKSPPPSTRRPQIRALPTPDLSVMKRATSGILSRGSMSTGKMSSSEAESLHSASKLSAAKALSAKRRSRAVSGPHVRKKLDLCSPSKNMSRDDVLGEILDERAQKTLTSKLNTSPTGRISISIRLSPLNCNEESVSPLSSHSPDKPRMTAQDKDDSTRAEEEHEDSPVQTAATSRSKRKSAQLVSSRIKKQLNLLGNKIDLQSDGEDGDDDDCFVPAKIDLQSSSDEEEEAKIDSEDELIVKKRRGSGTSRSAEKTRVSARTPRKTPSKKTAPATPRTPRHATPSIPSRTVPARKPGNVLEEARARLHVSSVPESLPCREQEFQDIYNFVESKVIDGTGGCMYISGVPGTGKTATVHEVIRSLQQSAEQDEIPHFRFIEINGMKMTDPHQAYVQILQKLTDQKATPDHAAALLEKRFSAPAPKKETVVLLVDELDLLWTRKQNVMYNLFDWPTRRNARLVVLTIANTMDLPERIMINRVASRLGLTRMSFQPYTFKQLQQIITSRLNRVKAFEEDALQLVSRKVAALSGDARRCLDICRRATEICEHSGSQKNSSGLVGMSHVMEALDEMFSSSYIASIRCASVQEQLFLRAVIAEFRRLGLEEATFQQVFVQHQALCRVEGLQPVNVSEGLSVCQRLGSCRLLLLEGSRLDLFLRIRLNVSQDDVLYALKAD; translated from the exons ATGAGCCGCTACATCACAAGACTGAGAATGAAAAGAACCTACAAATGGAATGGGAGACCAGTCGGTGAAGACAGGAAGCTGAAAAGACAATACTACGA GTCCATGTCCATTTCTGTGGAGGGAAAGACACAAGATGCAACTGTGTCTTTAGGCCAGTACATTTTGATTGAGGGTGATGATGATGACAATCCCTTTGTGGCACAACTTCTCAAACTGTACACTGATG ATTCAGGAAAGAAGAAGACTGCAGTATTGCAGTGGTTTGTGCGGATGTGTGAAGTACCTCACAACAAACGCAAGCTCTTGGGCAGAGATCCCCATCCACAAGAGATATTTTTCTACCAGGACCGCTCTTGTGATAATGAGGTGGATGGAGAGACCATTCTTGGAGCAGTACAG ATTGAGTATGTCCCAGTTGAGGATCCTTTCCCAGTGGGCAAGAGCAGAGACATACTTTTTGTCAAACTCTTGTGGGATACCAAATCCTTCAAAGCATTGGATCCTGAGCTTATGCAGCCCCCTCAGAGCCCTAAATCTCCCCCACCATCTACACGTAGACCTCAGATTCGGGCTCTTCCGACCCCAGACCTCTCGGTAATGAAACGGGCCACGTCAGGCATTCTCTCCCGCGGCAGCATGAGCACCGGCAAAATGAGCTCCAGTGAGGCGGAGTCTCTCCACTCTGCCTCCAAACTCTCTGCAGCTAAAGCTCTTAGTGCTAAGAGGAGAAGCCGAGCCGTCTCTGGGCCACATGTTCGCAAAAAGCTGGACTTGTGCA GTCCAAGTAAAAACATGTCCCGAGATGATGTTCTGGGAGAGATTCTTGATGAACGTGCACAGAAAACGCTGACATCAAAGTTGAACACGTCTCCAACGGGTCGCATCTCCATTTCTATTAGATTGTCCCCACTCAATTGTAATGAGGAGAGCGTCTCCCCTCTGTCCTCACACAGCCCCGATAAACCCAGAATGACTGCTCAAGACAAAGACGATTCCACCAG AGCTGAAGAGGAGCATGAAGATTCTCCCGTCCAGACTGCTGCCACTTCTCGCTCTAAGAGGAAATCTGCCCAACTTGTGTCTTCACGCATCAAAAAGCAGCT aaatttatTAGGCAACAAGATTGACCTTCAGTCAGATGGGgaggatggtgatgatgatgactgCTTCGTACCTGCTAAAATTGATCTCCAGAGTAGCAgcgatgaggaagaggaggcaaAGATCGACAGCGAAGATGAGCTTATAGTAAAGAAGCGTAGAGGATCCGGAACATCCCGGTCTGCTGAGAAAACCAGAGTCTCTGCTAGGACCCCACGTAAAACCCCCAGCAAAAAG ACAGCTCCAGCCACCCCACGTACACCACGTCATGCCACTCCCAGCATACCCAGCAGGACCGTGCCAGCCAGGAAGCCAGGGAATGTTCTGGAAGAAGCACGGGCACG TTTACATGTTTCCTCTGTTCCTGAGTCTTTACCATGTCGAGAACAAGAGTTTCAGGACATTTACAACTTTGTGGAGAGCAAGGTCATTGATGGCACTGGAGG GTGTATGTATATTTCTGGTGTTCCTGGTACTGGTAAAACTGCAACAGTACACGAGGTGATCCGGTCCCTTCAGCAATCGGCTGAACAAGATGAAATCCCTCACTTCCGCTTCATCGAGATCAATGGCATGAAAATGACAGACCCACATCAGGCTTATGTACAAATACTACAG AAATTGACTGATCAAAAAGCAACACCTGATCACGCAGCCGCACTACTGGAGAAACGCTTCAGTGCTCCCGCACCAAAAAAAGAGACCGTTGTGCTTCTAGTAGATGAG ctTGACCTCTTGTGGACCCGTAAACAGAATGTGATGTATAACTTGTTTGATTGGCCAACAAGGCGCAATGCTCGTCTGGTGGTCCTTACCATCGCAAATACTATGGATTTACCCGAGAGGATCATGATTAACCGTGTTGCTAGTCGACTG GGACTGACAAGAATGTCCTTCCAGCCATATACATTTAAACAGCTACAACAGATCATCACATCGAGACTGAACAGAGTGAAGGCTTTTGAAGAAGATGCTCTCCAGTTAGTTTCAAGAAAG GTGGCAGCGCTTTCGGGTGATGCACGACGTTGCCTTGATATCTGCAGAAGAGCCACAGAGATTTGTGAGCACTCTGGTAGTCAGAAGAACAGCAGTGGATTGGTGGGGATGAGTCATGTAATGGAAGCTTTGGATGAGATGTTCTCCTCTTCCTACATTGCATCTATCAG GTGTGCTTCAGTCCAGGAGCAGCTTTTTCTGAGGGCTGTTATTGCAGAGTTTCGTCGACTAGGTCTGGAAGAAGCCACTTTCCAACAG GTGTTTGTTCAGCACCAGGCTCTGTGTCGTGTTGAGGGTTTGCAACCGGTGAATGTGTCTGAAGGACTATCTGTCTGTCAAAGGCTGGGTTCCTGTCGCTTGCTTCTCCTTGAGGGAAGCCGCTTGGACCTGTTTCTCCGTATCCGACTCAATGTAAGTCAGGACGATGTGCTTTATGCATTGAAGGCTGACTAA
- the LOC113050507 gene encoding origin recognition complex subunit 1-like isoform X1: MSRYITRLRMKRTYKWNGRPVGEDRKLKRQYYESMSISVEGKTQDATVSLGQYILIEGDDDDNPFVAQLLKLYTDDSGKKKTAVLQWFVRMCEVPHNKRKLLGRDPHPQEIFFYQDRSCDNEVDGETILGAVQIEYVPVEDPFPVGKSRDILFVKLLWDTKSFKALDPELMQPPQSPKSPPPSTRRPQIRALPTPDLSVMKRATSGILSRGSMSTGKMSSSEAESLHSASKLSAAKALSAKRRSRAVSGPHVRKKLDLCSPSKNMSRDDVLGEILDERAQKTLTSKLNTSPTGRISISIRLSPLNCNEESVSPLSSHSPDKPRMTAQDKDDSTSVFLGVQPIGDDDPEPLISTGRTPRKREATPRKAGLRGLKARTPSRRKDSAALREPALAALAEEEHEDSPVQTAATSRSKRKSAQLVSSRIKKQLNLLGNKIDLQSDGEDGDDDDCFVPAKIDLQSSSDEEEEAKIDSEDELIVKKRRGSGTSRSAEKTRVSARTPRKTPSKKTAPATPRTPRHATPSIPSRTVPARKPGNVLEEARARLHVSSVPESLPCREQEFQDIYNFVESKVIDGTGGCMYISGVPGTGKTATVHEVIRSLQQSAEQDEIPHFRFIEINGMKMTDPHQAYVQILQKLTDQKATPDHAAALLEKRFSAPAPKKETVVLLVDELDLLWTRKQNVMYNLFDWPTRRNARLVVLTIANTMDLPERIMINRVASRLGLTRMSFQPYTFKQLQQIITSRLNRVKAFEEDALQLVSRKVAALSGDARRCLDICRRATEICEHSGSQKNSSGLVGMSHVMEALDEMFSSSYIASIRCASVQEQLFLRAVIAEFRRLGLEEATFQQVFVQHQALCRVEGLQPVNVSEGLSVCQRLGSCRLLLLEGSRLDLFLRIRLNVSQDDVLYALKAD, translated from the exons ATGAGCCGCTACATCACAAGACTGAGAATGAAAAGAACCTACAAATGGAATGGGAGACCAGTCGGTGAAGACAGGAAGCTGAAAAGACAATACTACGA GTCCATGTCCATTTCTGTGGAGGGAAAGACACAAGATGCAACTGTGTCTTTAGGCCAGTACATTTTGATTGAGGGTGATGATGATGACAATCCCTTTGTGGCACAACTTCTCAAACTGTACACTGATG ATTCAGGAAAGAAGAAGACTGCAGTATTGCAGTGGTTTGTGCGGATGTGTGAAGTACCTCACAACAAACGCAAGCTCTTGGGCAGAGATCCCCATCCACAAGAGATATTTTTCTACCAGGACCGCTCTTGTGATAATGAGGTGGATGGAGAGACCATTCTTGGAGCAGTACAG ATTGAGTATGTCCCAGTTGAGGATCCTTTCCCAGTGGGCAAGAGCAGAGACATACTTTTTGTCAAACTCTTGTGGGATACCAAATCCTTCAAAGCATTGGATCCTGAGCTTATGCAGCCCCCTCAGAGCCCTAAATCTCCCCCACCATCTACACGTAGACCTCAGATTCGGGCTCTTCCGACCCCAGACCTCTCGGTAATGAAACGGGCCACGTCAGGCATTCTCTCCCGCGGCAGCATGAGCACCGGCAAAATGAGCTCCAGTGAGGCGGAGTCTCTCCACTCTGCCTCCAAACTCTCTGCAGCTAAAGCTCTTAGTGCTAAGAGGAGAAGCCGAGCCGTCTCTGGGCCACATGTTCGCAAAAAGCTGGACTTGTGCA GTCCAAGTAAAAACATGTCCCGAGATGATGTTCTGGGAGAGATTCTTGATGAACGTGCACAGAAAACGCTGACATCAAAGTTGAACACGTCTCCAACGGGTCGCATCTCCATTTCTATTAGATTGTCCCCACTCAATTGTAATGAGGAGAGCGTCTCCCCTCTGTCCTCACACAGCCCCGATAAACCCAGAATGACTGCTCAAGACAAAGACGATTCCACCAG TGTCTTTCTTGGGGTGCAGCCTATTGGGGATGATGATCCAGAGCCACTTATTAGCACAGGCAGAACTCCCAGGAAGAGAGAGGCAACCCCTAGGAAAGCAGGTCTAAGAGGCCTGAA GGCAAGAACTCCATCCAGGAGGAAAGATTCAGCTGCACTCAGAGAACCAGCACTGGCTGCTTT AGCTGAAGAGGAGCATGAAGATTCTCCCGTCCAGACTGCTGCCACTTCTCGCTCTAAGAGGAAATCTGCCCAACTTGTGTCTTCACGCATCAAAAAGCAGCT aaatttatTAGGCAACAAGATTGACCTTCAGTCAGATGGGgaggatggtgatgatgatgactgCTTCGTACCTGCTAAAATTGATCTCCAGAGTAGCAgcgatgaggaagaggaggcaaAGATCGACAGCGAAGATGAGCTTATAGTAAAGAAGCGTAGAGGATCCGGAACATCCCGGTCTGCTGAGAAAACCAGAGTCTCTGCTAGGACCCCACGTAAAACCCCCAGCAAAAAG ACAGCTCCAGCCACCCCACGTACACCACGTCATGCCACTCCCAGCATACCCAGCAGGACCGTGCCAGCCAGGAAGCCAGGGAATGTTCTGGAAGAAGCACGGGCACG TTTACATGTTTCCTCTGTTCCTGAGTCTTTACCATGTCGAGAACAAGAGTTTCAGGACATTTACAACTTTGTGGAGAGCAAGGTCATTGATGGCACTGGAGG GTGTATGTATATTTCTGGTGTTCCTGGTACTGGTAAAACTGCAACAGTACACGAGGTGATCCGGTCCCTTCAGCAATCGGCTGAACAAGATGAAATCCCTCACTTCCGCTTCATCGAGATCAATGGCATGAAAATGACAGACCCACATCAGGCTTATGTACAAATACTACAG AAATTGACTGATCAAAAAGCAACACCTGATCACGCAGCCGCACTACTGGAGAAACGCTTCAGTGCTCCCGCACCAAAAAAAGAGACCGTTGTGCTTCTAGTAGATGAG ctTGACCTCTTGTGGACCCGTAAACAGAATGTGATGTATAACTTGTTTGATTGGCCAACAAGGCGCAATGCTCGTCTGGTGGTCCTTACCATCGCAAATACTATGGATTTACCCGAGAGGATCATGATTAACCGTGTTGCTAGTCGACTG GGACTGACAAGAATGTCCTTCCAGCCATATACATTTAAACAGCTACAACAGATCATCACATCGAGACTGAACAGAGTGAAGGCTTTTGAAGAAGATGCTCTCCAGTTAGTTTCAAGAAAG GTGGCAGCGCTTTCGGGTGATGCACGACGTTGCCTTGATATCTGCAGAAGAGCCACAGAGATTTGTGAGCACTCTGGTAGTCAGAAGAACAGCAGTGGATTGGTGGGGATGAGTCATGTAATGGAAGCTTTGGATGAGATGTTCTCCTCTTCCTACATTGCATCTATCAG GTGTGCTTCAGTCCAGGAGCAGCTTTTTCTGAGGGCTGTTATTGCAGAGTTTCGTCGACTAGGTCTGGAAGAAGCCACTTTCCAACAG GTGTTTGTTCAGCACCAGGCTCTGTGTCGTGTTGAGGGTTTGCAACCGGTGAATGTGTCTGAAGGACTATCTGTCTGTCAAAGGCTGGGTTCCTGTCGCTTGCTTCTCCTTGAGGGAAGCCGCTTGGACCTGTTTCTCCGTATCCGACTCAATGTAAGTCAGGACGATGTGCTTTATGCATTGAAGGCTGACTAA
- the LOC113050511 gene encoding pre-mRNA-splicing factor 38A-like: MANRTVKDANSIHGTNPQYLVEKIIRTRIYESKYWKEECFGLTAELVVDKAMELKFVGGVYGGNIKPTPFLCLTLKMLQIQPEKDIIVEFIKNEDFKYVRLLGAMYMRLTGTSVDCYKYLEPLYNDYRKIKSQNRNGEFELMHVDEFIDELLHAERVCDVILPRLQKRQVLEEAELLDTRISALEEDLDEVETSEEEDEEEEKPEKVHTPEPHRRSYRDVDRPRRSPSPRYRRSRSPRRRSRSPKRRSPSPRRDRDRDRHRSKSPRRHRSRSRDRKHRSRSPGHHKSHRHRTHSKSPESRSKKSHKRSRRGNE; this comes from the exons ATGGCTAACAGAACAGTAAAAGATGCCAACAGTATACATGGAACGAATCCTCAGTATCTTGTCGAGAAGATTATAAGGACACGTATTTATGAGTCCAAGTACTGGAAAGAGGAATGTTTTGGACTTACAG CTGAGCTTGTCGTGGACAAAGCAATGGAGCTGAAGTTTGTTGGTGGGGTATATGGAGGAAACATCAAGCCAACTCCATTCTTATGCCTGACCCTAAAGATGCTGCAGATCCAGCCTGAAAAGGACATTATTGTGGAATTCATCAAGAATGAAGATTTCAA GTATGTCCGTTTGCTTGGAGCAATGTATATGCGCCTGACTGGAACTTCTGTGGATTGCTACAAGTATTTAGAGCCATTATACAATGACTACAGAAAAATCAAAAGCCAGAACAGAAATGGAG AGTTTGAGTTGATGCACGTTGATGAGTTTATAGATGAGCTGCTTCATGCCGAGCGAGTGTGTGACGTTATCCTCCCTAGACTTCAG aagagACAGGTTTTGGAGGAAGCAGAGCTGCTGGATACTCGTATTAGTGCTCTGGAAGAAGATCTAGATGAGGTGGAGACcagtgaggaagaggatgaggaagaagaGAAG CCAGAGAAAGTTCATACACCAGAGCCACACAGAAGAAGTTACAGAGATGTGGACCGACCACGCAGGTCACCTTCTCCACGCTATAGACGCAGCCGCTCACCCAGAAG acGGAGCAGATCACCTAAAAGACGAAG TCCATCACCCAGACGTGATCGAGATCGGGACCGTCACCGCAGCAAAAGTCCCCGTAGACACCGCAGCAGATCCAGGGACAGAAAGCATCGCTCCAGATCTCCAG GTCACCACAAAAGTCACCGGCATCGCACTCACTCTAAGTCCCCAGAGAG TCGGTCAAAGAAGAGTCACAAGAGAAGTCGAAGAGGAaacgagtga